The following are from one region of the Arachis duranensis cultivar V14167 chromosome 10, aradu.V14167.gnm2.J7QH, whole genome shotgun sequence genome:
- the LOC110276999 gene encoding probable pectinesterase 29 — MTSSLKVLNSLKMLRFLVGWWICVFVLLNSGAANGQYYRTVGDKILPYNKIIVDSLGHGNFFTIQSAIDSIPSNNKYWILINVKAGIYREKVTIPIDKPYIILKGSGKMKTWVEWDDHNTTAQSPTFQSNADNIVVKSISFRNTYNNPINTNPRVPAVAAMISGDKSYFYRVGFFGLQDTLWDNYGKHYYKLCTIQRAVDFIFGAGQSLFERCGINVIGRALEEGFIGYITAQGRENPKDSNGFVFKNCNVFGDGSTFLGRPWRPYASVLFYNTSMANIIQPAGWDPWDSSQYENNIMFAEYDNFGPGSDTSNRVNWITKLDLETVNTMTNITFIDSEGWVQKSQRF, encoded by the exons atgacAAGTTCTTTAAAG GTATTGAATTCATTGAAGATGTTGCGATTTCTTGTTGGTTGGTGGATTTGTGTGTTTGTGCTGTTAAATTCAGGAGCTGCTAATGGTCAATATTATCGAACTGTTGGAGACAAAATTCTTCCATACAACAAAATTATTGTGGATTCTTTGGGACATGGCAACTTCTTTACAATTCAATCTGCCATTGATTCAATCCCTTCCAACAATAAGTATTGGATTTTAATCAATGTGAAAGCTGGTATTTACAG GGAGAAAGTGACGATTCCAATTGATAAACCATACATAATATTGAAGGGAAGTGGAAAGATGAAAACGTGGGTTGAATGGGATGACCATAATACAACTGCTCAGAGCCCCACCTTCCAATCCAATGCAGATAATATCGTCGTCAAATCCATCTCTTTTAGG AATACATACAACAATCCCATAAATACGAACCCTAGAGTTCCTGCAGTAGCTGCAATGATAAGCGGAGataaatcttatttttatagaGTTGGATTCTTTGGCTTGCAAGATACTTTGTGGGATAATTATGGAAAACATTATTATAAACTTTGTACTATTCAAAGGGCCGTTGATTTTATTTTCGGTGCTGGCCAGTCATTATTTGAG AGGTGTGGCATAAATGTGATTGGAAGGGCATTAGAAGAAGGTTTTATAGGATATATAACAGCACAAGGGAGAGAAAATCCAAAAGATTCAAATGGATTTGTGTTCAAAAATTGTAATGTCTTTGGAGATGGTTCTACTTTTTTGGGAAGACCTTGGAGACCTTACGCCAGCGTTCTTTTCTACAATACAAGTATGGCCAACATTATTCAACCTGCTGGTTGGGATCCATGGGATTCCTCTCAATATGA gaATAATATTATGTTTGCAGAGTATGACAATTTTGGACCAGGTTCTGATACCTCCAACCGAGTAAATTGGATTACAAAATTGGATTTAGAGACGGTTAATACGATGACAAATATAACTTTCATAGACTCTGAAGGATGGGTTCAGAAGAGCCAacgattttaa
- the LOC107471754 gene encoding wax ester synthase/diacylglycerol acyltransferase 4, whose product MSKIAGEKLAEDKPLWEVHLIKYPTRKNNAAGTSVVKLHHSLGDGYTLMGSLLSCVKRVDDPSIPITFPSSHATTSSIKRLPQSIFSIFKSASDFGWNILRGSNFIVDEQSPIRTENKEFKHGFGISNVTLSLDSFKVVKNKLKVTTNDTLVGMIFLGIRLYMEAKSYESRKTQTTAIVMLNARKIRAYKSVEEMLQSNSESSWGNRFHFLHLPIPKLSDANTSNPLDFVLEAHKIIIGLRYSLVLPLSGVILGMLDKIQGTEAAAKHVYKTVANSSAIISHVVGPVEQVAFANHPIKGFYFTAIGPPTSLTVTILSYMGNLRIGFGVDKGCIDEHHLLSCFGTAKDMIFNAANKI is encoded by the exons ATGTCGAAAATTGCTGGTGAAAAGTTAGCAGAAGATAAACCACTTTGGGAAGTGCATCTAATTAAGTATCCAACAAGAAAAAACAATGCTGCGGGTACATCGGTAGTTAAGTTACACCATTCCTTAGGAGATGGCTACACCCTAATGGGCTCATTGCTTTCATGTGTGAAAAGAGTTGATGATCCTTCAATTCCCATAACCTTTCCTTCAAGCCATGCAACAACATCATCTATTAAGAGATTACCTCAATCCATCTTTTCAATCTTCAAAAGTGCATCTGATTTTGGATGGAATATATTAAGAGGTTCAAATTTCATTGTTGATGAACAATCACCAATAAGGACAGAGAATAAGGAATTCAAACATGGTTTTGGTATCTCAAATgtcactctctctttggatagCTTTAAAGTGGTCAAAAATAAGCTCAAAGTg ACCACAAATGATACTCTAGTGGGCATGATCTTCCTGGGAATAAGGTTATACATGGAAGCAAAGAGTTATGaatcaagaaaaacacaaacaacagCAATAGTGATGCttaatgcaagaaaaattaGAGCTTACAAATCAGTGGAGGAGATGCTTCAAAGTAATTCAGAATCCTCATGGGGGAATCGATTTCATTTCCTCCACCTTCCAATACCCAAATTAAGTGATGCCAATACATCCAACCCACTTGACTTTGTTTTGGAGGCCCACAAAATCATTATTGGGCTCAGATATTCTTTGGTCCTTCCTCTCAGCGGTGTCATTTTGGGGATGCTGGATAAAATTCAAGGCACAGAG GCTGCAGCAAAACATGTGTACAAGACTGTGGCAAATTCAAGTGCTATCATCTCACATGTGGTTGGACCTGTGGAACAAGTGGCTTTTGCTAATCATCCCATCAAGGGATTTTATTTTACAGCAATTGGTCCACCTACT AGCCTGACGGTGACAATATTAAGTTACATGGGGAACTTACGCATTGGATTTGGAGTGGATAAAGGATGCATAGATGAACACCACCTCCTTTCATGTTTTGGAACTGCTAAGGATATGATTTTCAATGCAGcaaataaaatatga